ACCACCGCAGCCTCGCCGCCCAGACCGGCGACCTGCCGCGGTTCCTGGCGGTCGTCACCACGCCCCGCTCGGTGGCCATCCAGCCCTACAACCGGCTGGTCAGCGAGCTGACCACCACCGGTGCCGACCTGCTCGACCGGCTCGCGGCGGCCGGTGCGCGGATCACCCCGATCGACGGCCCGGTGGAGGTGCCGGCGACCGGCGGCACCGTCCACCTCCGGCTCCCCGGCCAGGGGTACGCGGTGACCCTGCCGCCCGTCGACGGCGGCCGGCTGGAGAACCTCGACCACGCCCTGGTCGAGCGGCTGCTGCTGCGCGACGCGCTCGGCCTCGACCCGGGCGACAAGCGGATCACGTACGTCGGCGGTGACTACCCGGCGAGCTGGCTCACCGGCGAGGTCGACGCCGGCCGGGCGGAACTGGCCGTCCTGATCGCCCCGGTGACCGTGGACGACTTCGTCGCGGTGAACCTCGCCCGGGAGAAGATGCCGCGCAAGAGCACCTGGTTCACGCCGAAGGCGCGCGGCGGCCTGGTGGTGGCCGAGCTCAACCGCTGACCGGGAGGGTCCGCCGTCCGGGTGCTGTGACGAAATCACCTCGGTGACGCGGCCGAGGCGGCACACCGGGCGGCGGCCTGACAGACTTCGCGGTATGCGCGTCTACCTGGGATCCGACCACGCCGGCTACGAGTTGAAGGTGCACCTCGCCAACTACCTGGCCAAGCACGACCACGAGGTGGTGGACGTCGGTCCGCACGTCTTCGACCCGGACGACGACTACCCGGCCTTCTGCCTGAACACGGGTGCCCGCGTGGTGGCCGACGAGGGCAGCCTCGGGGTGGTCATCGGCGGCTCCGGCAACGGGGAGCAGATCGCCGCGAACAAGATCGACGGGGTACGGGCGGCGCTGGCCTGGAGCCTCGAGACGGCCCAGCTCGCCCGCGAGCACAACGACGCGAACATCGTGGCGATCGGTGCCCGCCAGCACACCCTGGACGAGGCGACCGCGATCGTCGAGGTGTTCCTGAGCACCCCGTTCTCCGGCAACGAGCGGCACGCGCGGCGGATCACCCAGGTCGCCGCGTACGAGCAGAGCCGGGAGCTGCCGCCGCTGCCCTGACCGGGCGGCGTTCCGCGCGGCCGGGTGCTCAGCGCGGGGAGCGGGGCAGCTCCTCGCGCGGCACCCAGTTCCGTCGTACGACGACCACCCGCTCCTCGGCCTCCGCCAGGTCCGCGTCGGTGGGCCGGGCCGCGTCGCGGGCCCGCAGGGCTGCGCTCAGCCCGACCTGCGAGGAGCCCGACCCGACCAGCCCGCGCAGCCCCCGCTCCCCGTCCCGGTCGTCACCGGCCGGGCCGCGTCGGCGGGGCGGCTCCCCGTCGTGGACGCCGGCCGTGCTGGCCGACGAGCCCTCGGTGCGTCCCGCGACGTCCCCGTCGGGGTGCCGCATCCGCCGCCGTCGTCGCTCCGCGTCGCCCATACCCCGACCGTACCGCCGCGCCCTGCCGCCGGCTCGCCGTGGCCCGGTCCGCGGCGTTGGTGGCATGGTGGGGTCGGCGACCGGTTTGCGCCGTGGCTACGCTCGGGTTCGGACGGCTGGCGGATCGGGCCGGTTCTGCGGGCGGCCGTCGGGCCGAGCCGGCGGCCGAAGGGGGAGGAAACGAGATGTCGGACCAGACGCAGCCCTGGGCGGAGCGCACCGTCGAGGTGCCGCCGCAGTCCGGCGCGGGGGTGCCGTCCCAACGGGACGCGTTCCGCCGGGGCGTGGCCCAGGTGGGGCAGCCGCGGGAGCGGCGAACCGAGCCGTTCCCCACGGTCGACCAGGAGCCGACCGGCACCGGATGGCCGGACGCACCGGCCCCTCGCCGACCGTTGAGCTGGCACGTCGCGCAGTTGAAGCGCGGCGGCGAGTGGAGCACCGCGGGCGCGCTGTTCGCCTTCGTCTGCTGGGGGATCTGGGCGATCTCCGGCGAGGGCAACCTGACCGGGCCCTTCCTGATCTTCGTGCTGAGCCTGCTGGTGGCGGTCGGCCTCTTCGCGCTGTCCCGCCTCGTCGGGCGCGTCGTCATCGAGCGGCAGATGGGCCGGGTACGCCGCAGCGCTCGCGGCGCCCACCTGGTCACGGCCCTCTTCCTGGCCGGACTGGGCGTCGCGTGGCTCCAGCAGACCGAGTGGGTCGTCTCCGCCTGGAACTGGATCACCAACAACTGACGCGCCGCCATCCCGGCATCCCCGGGCGGGTGCCGTCGGGCGGCCGATCGACACGTTGCCGGGCGGTACGCCGGGGCGGGCGACGTTGCCCGCCCGGCGTACCGGTCGCGGGACGCCGCGACCCCGGTCGTTCTCCACCAGGATGGCGCTTCTTACCCGACCGTCCGCGGTTCATCCGCGCAGCCCGGCCCGGTTGCGGCGGCCACCCTCGGCGCTGTCAGTCGCCGTGGCCCTCGGCGTCGGCCCGCGGGGTGGCGACCCGGGCGGCGGGGTCCTCCACGCCCGGCTCACCGCCGCCCGGGGCGACCATGCCGTCGTAGTTGTAGATCGTCGCGCCGTCGCCGTGCTGCTTCGTGGTCCGGATGTACCGGTGAATCATGCCGTCGATCTCCACCTCGATCAGGGCGTCGCCGCCCGCGTCGTGGGTGCTGCCGTCGCGTGGGCCGCCGACCAGGTGTGCGGTGGTGTTCGTGTCCATGACCCCTGCCCTACCCGGGACGAGTCGGCGCAAAACGACTACTCTCCCGGGTGCCCCACGTGCGGTCCTGGTCGGCGAGCAGGCGGCCGGTGACGGGTTGCTCTGGCATGGCCGCCCGACTTCCGTGAAGTCGGGCTGATCACCACCTCCCGACACCCCGACTTTCAGAAATCCGAGTCGATCACGCCGCTGGCCGGCCCGAGTCGATCACGGCGCTGGCCGGCCCGAGGACGACGGGCCGGCCGGCTCGCTTGGTCAGCGCTCGTTGCTGGGCTCGGGGGCGGGTTGGGCGGCGGCGTAGTCGCGGGCCACGTGGACCAGTTCGACCAGGCCGCCCGCGTACTCCTGGGACTCGGCGTGTGCCTCGTCGAACGGCGGCTGGAAGCCGACGCCCTCCCACTGGTTGGTGGTGGCGTTCCAGCGGTCGTTGCCGACCTCGAAGTCCCACGCGAAGATGCCCAGCTCGTAGTAGAGCTGGTCGGCCGAGTTGCCGGCCGCCGAGTAGAGCACGTCCGCGACCGGGCCGGTCTGCGACGGCCAGGTGACCGTTCCGCGTTCCTGGGCGATCGCCCCGACGATGCGTCGGGCGCTGTCCAGGAAGAGCTTCGACTCGTCGATGGAGGGGCGGGGCAGGGTGACCCGCCCGTCCGCCCGGTACGCCCCCGGCGGCCACATGAAGTACCCGCCGTAGGAGTGCACGTTCATGGCGAACCGGATGTTCTCGTGGGCCTGCGCCAGCGCGATGACGTTGCGGCTCTCCGCCTCGGAGAGCTCGTCGGTGCCGGCGTAGTTGCCGGAGAGGCAGTTGGCGCTGGCGCCCACGTACCCGTCGAAGTAGGAGCCCACGGTGTAGTTGCGGTTGACGTCGACGCCCCACGAGGTGCGGTAGCGGGGGTCGCGGTTCGCGCCGGTGCAGTGGTTCACCAGGTTCTTGCGCTGGAAGTTGTAGTCGTGGAAGGAGTAGTTGGCGCCGTCCGGGTTGACCGTGGGGATGACAAAGATGTCCACCTGCTCCAGCAACTCGCGGGTGGCCGGGTCGGTGCGGTAGTTGGCCAGCATCCGCTCCGCGAACTCCAGCGTGACCAGTGGCGTCGCCCACTCGCGGGCGTGCTCCTGCGAGTAGGCCAGGACCCCGATCCGGGAACCGTCGCGGTGGACGCCGATGCGCAACGCCTGCACCGTCCACGGCCGGTTCGGCACCTCGGTGCCCTGGAGGCCGTCGTCGAGCCGGCTGGGTCCGGCGACCGGCATGGGCAGCCCGCCGGAGCCCTCCTCGACGTACGCCTGGAACCTGTCGGGGAACCGGGAGCCGATCGCGGCGGCGACCTCGTCGGTGCTGCTGGTGGTCTTGCCGGCGCCGTCGGTGGCGAGCGAGACGGTGAGCACCCGGTCCCGGTAGGTGACGCTCAGCGGCCGGTTCGGCCGGCCCGGGTCGACGGTGCGCGCCTGGACGCCGTTCATGCCCTGGTCGCCGAAGCGCACCGACTCCACCACCACGGCCGCGGCGGCCGGGTCGCCGAGGTACGCGGCGGCGGTCCGCCGGTAGCCCTGCGTGCGGTGCGGGAGGTCGATGACGTCGACCAGTCCCCGGTACTGGCGCGCCAGCCGCTTGATCCGCGCCTGGATGTCCACCGGCGTCAGGTACGCGTCGATGAAGTCCTTCTGGTAGCCCGCGGGCAGCGGCGGCGGGGCGGCGTTCGGCCACGGCGCCGGGGTGACGGCCCGGGTCGCGCCGCCGAGGCTGGACGTCGCGGTCACCTGCACGGGCCGGCTCGGCACGGCCTGGGGGAGCGCGTAGTGGTATTGGTACTCGCCGGAATCCTCGAACCGGAACAGCGGGAAGGCGCCGGTCACGCCGTCGGCGGTCCGCCAGCTGACGGTGATCTCCACGTCCGGGTCGGCGGTGGCGGTCGTGGCCACCTGGGTCTGCAGGAACGTCTGGCCACCGGTGCTCCACCAGTACGCCTGGAGGAACTGGAGCGTGTCCACGGCGGCCGCCGCGCGGTCGCTGTCGGCGCTCGGCGCGCGGAGGCCGGCCCGGGTGCGGCTCTGCGCCGCGCGGACGCTCTCCGCGAGGTGCCGCGTGCCGTCGCCCTCGCGCTGCACCACCTGGACCGCGGTGGCGCCCTCCGCGGTGAGGGCGGCGAGTTGCGCGCCGGTCAGCACCAGGTCGGCGAGCACCCGGCCGTCGGCGGAGCGGGGGCGGTTGGCCAGGTCGGCGCCGGCGGCCACGAGCCGGTCGAGCTGCGCCTGGTCGCGCAACTGCACCCGGACGACCGCGGTCTCGGCGCTGCTCAGGGTGACCGCTGGTCGTGGTGCGGCCGGCGCGGCGGCGCCGGGGCCGGGATGGGACAGCACCGCGCTGACCAGGATCGCTGCGGTCGCGGCTGCCGTCCACCGTCGTCGGACGATCATGTGCCCTCCTGACGGACATCGATGTCACAGGTACTCCACACCAGTGCATGGATCGATGACTGTCAAGGCCGGGTCGGTGGTGGCGGTGTTTCGTGGCGGACGGAGGGGGAACGCGGTAGGCCCGCCGGAAGGAGGCGCAGATGCCGGACCTGCCCAGCCAGGAGGACCCGCGCCTGACCCGGGTCGTCGCCAACGACCGCGTCTGCACCGGTGTCACCACCGTCGACGGGCGGATCTTCGTGAGCTTCCCGGGAGCGGACGGACCCGGTGTGCAGGTCGCCGAGGCGTTGCCCGACGGGCGGCGGAAACCCTGGCCGGACACCGCCTGGAACGCCATCCGCGACGAGCCGTCCACCGAGGGGACGTACGTGCACGTCAACGGCCTGCGGATTGGCCCGGACGGACAGCTGTGGATCATCGACTCGGGCGCGCCGGAGCTGGGCCGGCCGCAGGTGCCCGGCGGTGCCCGGCTGATCGTCGTGGACCCCGGCTCGGGCGAGGTGACCCGGATCCACGACCTCGGCGCGGCGGTGCGGGAGACCAGCTACGTCGACGACGTCCGGTTCAACGACGACACCGCCTACCTGACCGACGCCGGCGCGCCGGGGCTGATCGTGCTCGACCTGGGGACCGGGCGGGCCCGCCGGGTGCTCGACGGCCACCCGAGCACGGTCGGCGGGCGGCTGGTGGCCGACGGCGAGGTGCTGCGCGACCCGGACGGCGCCGAGGTCGTCCTGCACGCCGACCAACTGGAGGTGTCGCCGGACGGGCGGTACCTGTACTACCAGCCGGCCTCGGGCGGGCTGTCCCGCATCGAGACCCGCTGGCTCGACGATCCGACGGTCGCGCCGGAGACGGTGGCCGCGCACGTCGTGCGCTGGTTGGACACGCCGACGACCGGCGGCACCGCCATCGACGCGGCGGGCACGATCTACCTCAGCGACGTCGAGCGCCGCCGGGTCCTCGCCATCTCGCCGGATCGCGACGTGGCGACGCTGGTCGCCGACCCGCGCCTGATCTGGGTGGACGCCATGTGGGTCGACAGCGACGGCGACCTGTGGCTGCCCGCCGCGCAGCTGCACCGGACGCCGGGCCTCTCCGGCGGCACCGGCCGGGTCGACTACCCGGTCTGGATCTACCGGCTGAGCGTCGGCACAGGCCCGGCACCGAACGACCACGCCTGAACGCATCGCCTCCAGGCCCACCCGGCCCCGGGCCGCTATTGTCGCCCGGTGCCTGAGCTGATCGCGCCGACCGTCCGTCTCCACACCGCTTGGCGGGAGGCGCACGCCGAGTGGGACCCGGGCGCGCACGAGGACGGGTTCGGGCTGCGGCCGTCCGACGACACCGCGTCACCGGCCGGGTTCGCGGCCTGGGTGGCCCGGCTGGCCGCCGAGTCGGAGCCGCACGACGGCGCGACGGCGTGCGCGTACCGGTGGATCGTGGAGGACGACCGGGTGCTCGGCGGGATCGCGCTGCGGTTCGGACCCGACGACGTGGTGCGGCGGATCGGCCACATCGGGTACGGCATCCGGCCGTCCGCCCGCCGGCGTGGGCTGGCCACCTGGGCGCTGGGCCGGATGCTGGCCGAGGCGCGGTCGGCGGGCCTGGACCGGTTGCTGGTCGTCTGCGCGGCGGACAACCTCCCGTCGGCGCGGACCGTCGAGCGCCACGATGGTGTGCTGGAGGAGGTCCGGAACACCGAGTTCGGACCCGCGCGCCGGTACGCGATCGTGCTGTAGCGGCGCCGCCCGTTTCGGGGGCGGTGACCGCGCCCCCCGGGGACGGTGACCGCTCAGCGGGCGCGCAGCAGCGCCGCCGCGTCGGCGAGGAAGCGGTCCTCCGCCGCCGCGGCGGCCGGTGACACGTCCCGCAGGCTCGGGAAGTTGTGCACCAGCCCGGCCTCGCGCCGGTGCACCACGGGCACGCCCGCGTCGGCGAGGCGCCGGGCGTAGGCGTCGCCTTCGTCACGCAGCGGGTCATGCTCCGCGGTCACCACGACGGCCGGCGGCAGCCCGGTCAGGTCGGCGACGAGGGCGTTGACGTCGGCCGAGCCCCGTACGGCGTCGTCGGGCAGCCACATCGCGACCCACCGCCGCAGATCGTCGGCGTCGAGCAGCCAGCCGTGTGCCTTCTCGACGACACTGGGCAGCCCGAGTGTGGGGTCCGCGTTCGGGCAGACCAGCAGTTGTGCCCGCAACGCCACGTCACCGCGCAACCGCAGCGCCGCCAACACCGCGATGAGCCCGCCGGCGGAGTCACCGGCCACCGCCACCGGCGTCCCGTCCGCCGCGAGGTGGGCGATGACGGTGACCGCGTCGTCGACCGCCGCCGGCCACGGATGCTCCGGAGCGCGCCGGTAGTCGACCGCGACGGCGGTCGCCGCCGTGG
This genomic stretch from Micromonospora krabiensis harbors:
- a CDS encoding ribose-5-phosphate isomerase; translated protein: MRVYLGSDHAGYELKVHLANYLAKHDHEVVDVGPHVFDPDDDYPAFCLNTGARVVADEGSLGVVIGGSGNGEQIAANKIDGVRAALAWSLETAQLAREHNDANIVAIGARQHTLDEATAIVEVFLSTPFSGNERHARRITQVAAYEQSRELPPLP
- a CDS encoding DUF2189 domain-containing protein, translating into MSDQTQPWAERTVEVPPQSGAGVPSQRDAFRRGVAQVGQPRERRTEPFPTVDQEPTGTGWPDAPAPRRPLSWHVAQLKRGGEWSTAGALFAFVCWGIWAISGEGNLTGPFLIFVLSLLVAVGLFALSRLVGRVVIERQMGRVRRSARGAHLVTALFLAGLGVAWLQQTEWVVSAWNWITNN
- a CDS encoding M14 family zinc carboxypeptidase codes for the protein MIVRRRWTAAATAAILVSAVLSHPGPGAAAPAAPRPAVTLSSAETAVVRVQLRDQAQLDRLVAAGADLANRPRSADGRVLADLVLTGAQLAALTAEGATAVQVVQREGDGTRHLAESVRAAQSRTRAGLRAPSADSDRAAAAVDTLQFLQAYWWSTGGQTFLQTQVATTATADPDVEITVSWRTADGVTGAFPLFRFEDSGEYQYHYALPQAVPSRPVQVTATSSLGGATRAVTPAPWPNAAPPPLPAGYQKDFIDAYLTPVDIQARIKRLARQYRGLVDVIDLPHRTQGYRRTAAAYLGDPAAAAVVVESVRFGDQGMNGVQARTVDPGRPNRPLSVTYRDRVLTVSLATDGAGKTTSSTDEVAAAIGSRFPDRFQAYVEEGSGGLPMPVAGPSRLDDGLQGTEVPNRPWTVQALRIGVHRDGSRIGVLAYSQEHAREWATPLVTLEFAERMLANYRTDPATRELLEQVDIFVIPTVNPDGANYSFHDYNFQRKNLVNHCTGANRDPRYRTSWGVDVNRNYTVGSYFDGYVGASANCLSGNYAGTDELSEAESRNVIALAQAHENIRFAMNVHSYGGYFMWPPGAYRADGRVTLPRPSIDESKLFLDSARRIVGAIAQERGTVTWPSQTGPVADVLYSAAGNSADQLYYELGIFAWDFEVGNDRWNATTNQWEGVGFQPPFDEAHAESQEYAGGLVELVHVARDYAAAQPAPEPSNER
- a CDS encoding L-dopachrome tautomerase-related protein, with the translated sequence MPDLPSQEDPRLTRVVANDRVCTGVTTVDGRIFVSFPGADGPGVQVAEALPDGRRKPWPDTAWNAIRDEPSTEGTYVHVNGLRIGPDGQLWIIDSGAPELGRPQVPGGARLIVVDPGSGEVTRIHDLGAAVRETSYVDDVRFNDDTAYLTDAGAPGLIVLDLGTGRARRVLDGHPSTVGGRLVADGEVLRDPDGAEVVLHADQLEVSPDGRYLYYQPASGGLSRIETRWLDDPTVAPETVAAHVVRWLDTPTTGGTAIDAAGTIYLSDVERRRVLAISPDRDVATLVADPRLIWVDAMWVDSDGDLWLPAAQLHRTPGLSGGTGRVDYPVWIYRLSVGTGPAPNDHA
- a CDS encoding GNAT family N-acetyltransferase yields the protein MPELIAPTVRLHTAWREAHAEWDPGAHEDGFGLRPSDDTASPAGFAAWVARLAAESEPHDGATACAYRWIVEDDRVLGGIALRFGPDDVVRRIGHIGYGIRPSARRRGLATWALGRMLAEARSAGLDRLLVVCAADNLPSARTVERHDGVLEEVRNTEFGPARRYAIVL
- a CDS encoding alpha/beta hydrolase — protein: MNADRVADAELAALLRTARAQPPHDVPEIAAARQSARARAAARTPGPAMPTADGTIAGVPVRTYQPGSLPVIVYLHGGGFVLGDLDTHDAQVRRLAAATAATAVAVDYRRAPEHPWPAAVDDAVTVIAHLAADGTPVAVAGDSAGGLIAVLAALRLRGDVALRAQLLVCPNADPTLGLPSVVEKAHGWLLDADDLRRWVAMWLPDDAVRGSADVNALVADLTGLPPAVVVTAEHDPLRDEGDAYARRLADAGVPVVHRREAGLVHNFPSLRDVSPAAAAAEDRFLADAAALLRAR